One window of the Salminus brasiliensis chromosome 1, fSalBra1.hap2, whole genome shotgun sequence genome contains the following:
- the LOC140569943 gene encoding complement C1q-like protein 2, whose product MMGVQCVCVVLLLCVAVWGETAPPAGLEEIHQELQQLRNTTQVQAVELNTLKVRLEAAEQQLKAQRDTPQVAFTVSLGSNGIVSTNNTFKKLIYKDVLTNIGNAYDPETGVFKAPVRGVYYIRFTATAPTDGLMSAVLYKNDAVQLTVHIPPAGPGSDTAANGAALLLEQGDKVYMQLLPNSHLWDNASHQSTFSGFLLYTM is encoded by the exons ATGATGGGTGtgcagtgcgtgtgtgtggtgttgCTGCTGTGTGTTGCCGTATGGGGGGAAACAGCACCCCCTGCTGGCCTAGAGGAGATTCACCAAGAACTACAGCAGCTCAGGAACACAACTCAAG tgcagGCTGTAGAACTGAACACTCTGAAGGTAAGACTGGAGGCTGCAGAACAGCAACTGAAAGCTCAgagag acACCCCTCAAGTGGCGTTTACAGTTTCTCTGGGCAGCAACGGAATCGTCTCTACCAACAACACCTTCAAAAAACTCATCTATAAAGACGTCCTGACCAACATCGGGAACGCCTACGACCCCGAGACAG GTGTGTTTAAAGCTCCAGTGAGGGGTGTGTATTATATCCGCTTCACTGCCACAGCGCCCACCGATGGCCTGATGAGTGCAGTGCTGTATAAGAACGACGCGGTCCAGCTAACCGTGCACATCCCCCCGGCCGGCCCGGGCAGCGACACCGCGGCCAACGGCGCCGCCCTGCTGTTAGAGCAGGGGGATAAGGTGTACATGCAGCTCTTGCCCAACTCTCACCTGTGGGACAACGCCAGCCACCAAAGCACCTTCAGTGGCTTCCTGCTCTACACCATGTAA